GCTAAATAAATCACCGTTATCACAAAAACCAATATTGAATCAAAGACGATTTTCGGCATCACCGACATCACCGAGACGTCGACAATCAGTTTCACCTTCGCCAGCAAAACAAACTCGTCAACAATCAGTTTCACCATTGCCAGAACTACACAGCCGTCGACATTCTTTTTCACCTTCGACAGCACAACAAGGTTATCGACGGTCAATTTCACCGTCGCCAGCACTTCAAAGTCATCGACTTTCATTTGAACCTCCTACAGCACAACAAAGTCGTCGGCAACCAGTTTCACCTCCGTTAACACAACAAAATCGACGGCAACCAGTTTCAACTTCATTAACACAACAAAATCGTCGACATACGGTTTCGCATTCAAAAgaacaaaatcaacaaaattcaaAGTCACAAAAATCGACGTTTTCAAAATACATCAATGTTGATTCGGTTCCGTTTGTTGAGCGTTCAGTCAAATCTGCATCAACCGACAGAAAACGATTGAATGAACCAAGTGGCATTCGAGGACGATCAAATTCGACAACAACTTCAACATTAACCGACAGAAAACGATTGAACGAACCAAGTGGCATTCGAGGACGATCAAATTCGACAACTTCAACATCATCAGTCCGTTCTCGTTCTATGTGTAGTGTGAAAAGTGTCAAGTGTCGAGAATCAAATGTATTTAAACTGTCGCCCGAATCTATTACAAGATCTAAATCTTCGAATGACATTGCTTCAGTTTTAGATAGTGGATTTTCACAAGATTTCACAGAAACAATATCTTCTATAAGACGTGTTATTTCGCATGAGAGTGTGTTTATAGAAGATCTCCATCCAACAGGACGTTCATTTATATGTGAAACCTAAGAGAAACTAAATGGCCATTTAGGATTGAGGATGTAATAAGACCTTCTTGTCAGTTTACTGTGGGTATACATTATTATTCATGgaataacaatttcaaatggCTTTGTACATACAGTCGAACAATGGATGTTTactaaatgttcaacgaaatacaaatgttttattggGTTGTAGAATTTGGAAAACCCACGAAATTGAATGACTACGATTGTAAGATTTTCTCAATGCGAGAAAATTCGTATCCTCGAAAAAAAGAGGAATCCACAGTTAAGATGATGTTTGTCACGAAACAGAAAATAGTATAAATAACAGTCCATGTGGTTGATTTCCCAGAGTGGAAATGTTCTCCACAATCTATACCAAACAACAAAGACATCATTTGTATGCTTTTggatattattaaaacaaaaatacaaataaactaaataatgcCTTTTCTTGTGCTATATTCAATCATCATTGTGAATGTCAACGTTTTCAGTTAGAAGCCACAgacaattttatttctatacaaTTTGTGCTATTTATGataataatttcatgttttgaaatagAGGTGAGTCTCTTCGTTACCCCGATCTTCTTGTTAATGCTTTGATACTTTTGATGTATTATTTCGTTTGACGAGTACTTGTTATTATCTTAAAGGTTGAAATAGTATACATCTATAtcaataaagatttattttcgaaatattcatattttatcttttagtaTCCTTACGACATTATTTTTCAAGGATTTTTCAAGGTTTCTTCCGCCCCTTTTTTGAGATAGAGTTTTCTTTTACTATGCCAAAAGATTTTACTAGCCTACAACATACGGCATGTTTTTGAAATCTACTTCGCTAGGTGCACTATACGCCAATGACCAGAAGTCTTGGGTGTAAAATATGATAAGGTTAGAGGATTTTAGAAACCAAGAGAAACAATAGAAGCACCACAacctttttaataaaaaaaaagtcttgtatatatgttttaactGGAAGTCACTGACTAAATGTACCATTTCAAACAAATAGTGACTTCATAattattgttacttttttttttataattttcaatgccGCGACATTATGGGataattataatattgaaaagatGATTTTAATCATAAA
This is a stretch of genomic DNA from Mytilus trossulus isolate FHL-02 chromosome 6, PNRI_Mtr1.1.1.hap1, whole genome shotgun sequence. It encodes these proteins:
- the LOC134722314 gene encoding uncharacterized protein DDB_G0271670-like — encoded protein: MKEQGIQNRSENCLMNIIPKIIVVDEDGEHFLNQKHERPSTSSLVLNKSPLSQKPILNQRRFSASPTSPRRRQSVSPSPAKQTRQQSVSPLPELHSRRHSFSPSTAQQGYRRSISPSPALQSHRLSFEPPTAQQSRRQPVSPPLTQQNRRQPVSTSLTQQNRRHTVSHSKEQNQQNSKSQKSTFSKYINVDSVPFVERSVKSASTDRKRLNEPSGIRGRSNSTTTSTLTDRKRLNEPSGIRGRSNSTTSTSSVRSRSMCSVKSVKCRESNVFKLSPESITRSKSSNDIASVLDSGFSQDFTETISSIRRVISHESVFIEDLHPTGRSFICET